One Haloterrigena salifodinae DNA window includes the following coding sequences:
- a CDS encoding metal-dependent hydrolase: MADGLTHVLVAYALATLLSIRYPWITARLATVAMVGGMLPDLNRLKWIVSPETIEAALGASFSWRPMHSIGGVAVVICIASLTIRAEYRRAVALLLALGALSHFVLDLLLVPPAGTYQYLWPLTDADVVFPGFYSSRDRWVAPVSILLALAARLVARRHSRSLERESHESPMPADG; this comes from the coding sequence GTGGCCGACGGCTTGACGCACGTGCTGGTCGCGTACGCGCTTGCGACGCTCCTCTCGATACGGTATCCGTGGATCACGGCGCGGCTGGCGACCGTCGCGATGGTCGGCGGGATGCTCCCCGACCTCAATCGGTTGAAATGGATCGTCTCGCCGGAGACGATCGAGGCTGCGCTCGGCGCGTCGTTTTCCTGGCGACCGATGCACTCGATCGGCGGCGTGGCGGTCGTGATCTGCATCGCTTCGCTGACCATCCGCGCGGAGTACCGGCGGGCGGTCGCGCTCCTGCTCGCGCTCGGGGCGCTATCACACTTCGTACTCGATCTCCTGTTGGTGCCGCCGGCGGGCACCTACCAGTACCTCTGGCCGCTCACCGACGCCGACGTCGTCTTTCCGGGATTCTACAGCAGCCGTGATCGATGGGTCGCACCGGTTTCGATCCTTCTGGCTCTCGCGGCCCGATTGGTTGCTCGGCGTCACTCTCGGTCGCTCGAGCGCGAGTCGCACGAGTCGCCGATGCCGGCGGACGGCTGA